The Crassostrea angulata isolate pt1a10 chromosome 1, ASM2561291v2, whole genome shotgun sequence nucleotide sequence TTCTGTCATAAATTAAATGTAGGGAAGGACAATAGGGTCCCATGACTATGTGTTCTGGTGCGGTGATTTTAACTACCGGATAGACCTGCCGCGGGAGGAAACCCTCAGTCTGATTGAGGCCAAGAACTGGGGCGCGCTCCAGGCCTGTGACCAACTCAAGGTCCAGAAAGAGGCTGGAAATGTAAGTGAATAGGAGGAAAAGCGTGAAAGTATCTCAATAGCTATTAGATTTATAGAACATATTAGTAACATACCGTAcattaaatgttaaataatgCATTCATATATAACATTATAAAGAATATCTTGCATTAGGTTAtggcattaaaaaaatgttataaagatTAAGGAAAATTTTTATCTTTCAGTGTTTGAAAAAAGTCtgcttcccaagtcaagggtttatTTAGAGCATAGCAAATCAAAAACTCCTAACCTCATTAGGAAgatgataaaattttgaatgatgttatCTTTTTTGGTAGGTGTTTAAAGGATTCAATGAAGGGCCAACCAACTTTGCCCCCACCTACAAGTATGATCTATTTTGTAACGACTACGACTCCAGCGAGAAGTGTCGATGTCCCGCGTGGACAGACCGCGTGTTGATGAGGAGGAAACGACTCATCCACCATCAGCCACAGTGTGAGTGAATACTTCCTTCTTAAGAGAATTATTACTCAATGTCAAGGAAAatagatgtaaatttatttagtaTCCCTTTAGACTCCCTTTTGAATTTGATTGATTTAAAGTACAAAATCTGAAATTGGCAATGGATTTTGAATATCAAACAGCTGCTTCTAAATTAAGCCTAGAACTTTTTCTGAACTAAATTAATCAGAGTACTGAGAgtgattgatacatgtacattttcttaataagaTAAAAAGTTGTGTCACACAACACAGTTATAATAAAAGGAATTttgaattgattaaaattgataaaaaatcagtttttcggCTGTCTTAGAAAAACTTGATTTTATGAGTACAATGAATTCTTttgtaaatattacattttcaaGTTCATTATTCAAAGTATGGCAATAGGAAATTAGAAAAGTTGAATGCTTTAATTCacataaattttgttcatgttttaaaatttattaataagtgTTAGAGAATGGACCAGTGTGGAACCCTGGGAAATTGTTGTTGTACAACAGAGTAGAACTGAAGACATCAGACCACAGGTAAAcacatgtaaatttaaaataacaagtACATAACAtgtgaaaatatatacatttgatGATTTCTTAGATCCAAAAAATTCTAAATCATTCTATGAACAAGAAACTATATGTATTCTGATTGGCTGAATTCCCATTTGTTGTTTATTGCTAGAGAAAATTTGTATGACACTCTCCCTTTACATCAGACCAGTTTTTGTTCTGTAATATAAATGTATGACACTTGCTATTTCACACTTTCGGTTTACATCAGACCAGTGCTGGCTCTTTACGACATTGACACGATGAAAGTGGAGGACAAGAAGAAGGAGCAGAAGCTACAGGAAGTGGTCGCTTGTCAGGGACCGCCAGATGGCACTGTCATCGTGTCGGTGGAGGCGGAGGAAATGGAGCAAGATCTAGTGGAGGCCATCGTCCACTTCTTCTCAGACGTTGGAGAAATCGTACTTGTCAGGTAAACCCCTTGAACTCATTTCATGCCAATGAATGTCAAATGactatattttaattacatgtacacattatttatagtaatattttgctttgattttcggctttatttatttattttttttacaatttggcAGATTTGTGGAGAATGACTTGTGGCTGATTTTTAAGAATGGACAGTTTGCATTAAAAGCTTTGAACTATGATGGCTCTGAGGTATGAACTGGTAGCTCCTTGTGTGTGATTTTATAGAAGCTGAATACTGGGTTAGATTgtgatggattttttttatatctgtgTACTCAATATGTTTAAACAAACtgtaatgtttaaatgattgaatataATGCTCTATTAGATTAATGGGACCACAATAAGAACTCGTCTGAAGACAGAGAACTGGCAGGCCCAGATACAGGAGGAGCTAAAGATCTGTGTGGTGAACACCACTCCCCTCTACAACCAGTTCTCCAACAGTCTGCTGGGCGAGGATTTCAACACGCCTGCCATGGAGTTTGAATCAGGTCTGAATTTTGtctatgtgtaaaaaaaaaataaaaatttagcatttcatttcttatatttGAGTTGAAAGGTAATACTAGGAGATGCATATTGTCAGTAATTTATGTAATCTCTCTGTAGAGGAAGATGATGACACAGAGATACAGGATTCTCTGTTGGATGCCCGCATGGACCAGATTCGACCCAGTTCTCCCAATGGGTCAGGTATGTCAGCTTTATAGaaactgttacatgtatgataaaaaatatttaaacaggaATTATAAATATTACAGCGTAAAAGTTCCCAAAATCTATGTACCAGCACTtcctgtttgtttttgtttttttggaggAGTAAAGAATCATGAAAAGTGTTATTCATTATCCAGTCTAGTGTACCTCTTTTTAAAGTGccaaaaaagaattataattatacaagtaatcataaaattcccaaatatCTCCTGATgctaacattttcattttcaaagtatattTGAGGTAATAATATGATATCTCTCACTATGACTGCATGAATATCTGATTGAATACTGTAAACTAATTTTTATTCgcggcgactttatttcgcgattaactgccgataaactggttcgcgacgactaatgtttgcgaccaagccttatccagacctgtATTGCTGTAAACACTATAGACAAAGGATTGGTTCGCGCTAACCTCACGAAAATTTCttgcacgcgaataaaagttggtttacagtagtaATAAATTCTTTCTATTATTCAGGACGATTCAGTCCGTACTCAGATGATGGCTTTTTAGACCAACCCTCTGGTCCCCCTCCTAGGCCCCAGGCAATAAACAAGCCCCCCATTCCAGCCTCAGCCCCCAACAGAGAGTCACCTGATCCATTCACCAGTCAGGCCAAGACATCAGGACAAGAGGTACACAGGATCAGTGTCTCAGAAAATGATTAGTTATTGTAAAAATTGCTTATTTTAGGCCAGTAGCCTAATACctaatttcacaaatttctcAATTCTGTATCAATATGAAATTGTAAAAGCAGGACTACAGTAAGTTCACAACTGTCAAAAAATTacagtaagattttaaaattacaagagTAGCTTCTGGTGATTTTACGTGGATATGGATTCcttgtgtttaattaggaatctagaAATCAGTATGTTGACAATGGGATGTGTATggaacattatacatgtattgacaatTTGAATCTATTTGAAGCAGATTTATACCTTGTTCTTTTTATGGACTTTTTTAGCCTGGATCTCGACCAAATCCTCCACAGCGCCCCTCAGGACCCCCAGCCAAACCACCACCTCCACAGCGACCAAAAGCACCCCCTGTCAAGTCGACTGGGACCGCAGAGAAAGCCAACGATAATGGTATaagtttttgaattttgtaatacatgtatatgtcattttctgaaaatgcgTGTGTATTTTGAAATAACTGTTTATCCATTGTCATTAAGTCAGATTATTGATACTGAATGAACATAAGCTTGTTTGTATGTGTAGATGTCAAAAGACCCCCTCCCATTGTGAGAAAGCCCATGAGCTCCCAGAGTATCAAGAGAATCAAGACAAAACAAGAGGACGCCAAGGTAGGAGTGTGATTCGTTACTTTaataatcattttgaaatatcaCAGAATGTATGTGAAAAATAAagtaactttttgatatagtgATTTACCATTATCGTAAAGTGGATTCCAAAACAAGTGTATATCAGGCATTAAATGCAATTCTGTAAAATTTTGTACCATTGAATTCAACCAAATGTGGCGgtggaaataccggtatatccCATTGAATGGATAGTAACTATGTCTGCAGTATTACTCATCCATGTAGAAAGGGAATAAAATTTGGTTATTGTGCTcagtttaatacatgtataaagttctGTCTTATGTTTAGGATGTTGTGATAATGCCTTTGAATAGGTGATTTGACATATTGAATACCGGTACTGTATGCAGGGAAAAATtcgcccctgttttatttttgccccatttGCTCTCTTCAGCGGGGGAATTTAATAGACTTGGCAAATTCCAGTGTCTCAAATTATCATTGATAAAACATAGCTAtttctgggcgaattcaagacttagcgaaactgtttgcaagtgaaggagggcaaaaattacacggggcaaaaataaccctgtatagaGTAATCTAAAGGATTGAGAAAACTGATAGATGTAATGTTCTTGTGTATTACAGATGCAAGCAATGAGTATCGGTCTTCCAACAAATGTGACCCATCAGGGACATGCTACTTCAATAGAGGATGCCCAGTCTCTGATTGAGAAGCTGATGGTTGGGAGAGGAACATCATTACCCCCTCCATTGTTACCCGAATCTGGTGAAACAACTATTTAAACATCAAtcttttctcttctttttctacctattatgtttgaaaatgaaaaggactacatgtatttaaaaagatcttacatgtacatctctaAAATTGATCCTAAAAACCACAAACTCTTTGCTTGTTGGCTTCATGCCAACATTCAATTTTTGTTGCATGATTTAAATGCACATAAGTAAAATTGTTAGTGTAGCCATATTCATGAagatatttttacaaacatAAACGTATTTTCATCATTGATTGTAATCCACATtatttaaaagttaatttttttctttatccaTATTTCAGACATTAAAATGACCAGGAGTCAAAAAGAGGCTCCGGAGACAAAAAAACCTGAAGTAGATGCACCAAGGCCTGTGCCAAGGAACAAGAATCCCGGGACATCCCCCACAGAGGCCCTCCAGCGCCCTAGGGATAGTCCCCCTGGTGTACAGCCCCGGGCAGAACTACGCCCTGTCCCAGCACCCAGGAGGGAGGTACAGAGTATGGCCATCAATGAAGTGGGGCAACCGAAGCCCTCCAGGGGCCCCCCTCCTGTTCCACCCACTCGACCCCAGAGTTGGATGCCCACCTCTCAGAATGTGCCAGAGGATCAGGCCTATGCAGTTGTAAATAAGCAGATGAAATCTAATCCTAAAAGTGCTAGTCAAAATCTAATAGATGCCCCTTTGTCATCAGAGGCTGGACAGGTAGAGAAAAACGACCCGTTTGATACTTCAAGTGTACCTAGTCAGTTTCTTAATCAGGGGCCAAACTCTTCAGTTACACCACCCCAAAGGGTGAATAGACCTCCACCCCCTGTACCCTCGCGACAAGTGTTCAACAACCCGGATCTCACTTCCAGTGCTTCCTCACACAGTAACCCAGACCAATGGGGTAGTAGTCAAAGCCATTCAGAAAATGGATCCAATTCTCCACCTAGCCCTTCCTTCAGCCCTCCTGAAGTTCCATCATTTGATTCCACACCAGGGCAATATTCACATCAGGGACCTCCCTCTGAATCTCCACCCAATGTACCCTCTAGTGTAGGACCCCCTACTGAATCACCACCCCCTCCTCCATCCGAATCCCCACCCCCTCTTCCTTCAGATGGCCCCCCTCTAGAAGCCCCACCCCCTTTCCCTTCAGAAGGCCCCCCTTTAGAGCCACCACCACCCGTGCCCTCTAATGGTCCTCCATCtgaacccccaccccctccccctgcAGATGATGATGAGGATCAGTTTGCAGAGTTTAAGGCCAATTTTAATAGCTTTCAAAATTCTACAAATGAGACCGCTAAAAATGCTAGTCTACCAGTGACCCAAAGATTGCCCAACAATGAAGCAGTTCCTAATAGACCAATGCCCCCTGTACCCTCTCGGGGGCCCGCCACTGGCATGCCCCCTGTTCCAAGACGACCAGCAAACTTACCCCCTGTACCCCCAAGGTCTTAGAGCAAATTTTAGTAAGAATATATGTGTATAATGAAAATACAGGGAGATCCACTCAAGCTCCTGAACGATGTTCAATGTTTATATCTGCTTAATACTACCTGTCTACATACATTTATGTACAAGGTATGTActggtgcatgtttgtgtatttcTAGGGCAGTTTATGCTCACCTAGACTAGATCATGCACTGTTTATCAGTCTTTATTTCCACAGTCaggtttttttctcaatatgaAAACGTTTTTTAAGTTTGTAGATTTTAATGTGTTATGTGGTAGAACCACAATGTAGACTGTGATATCCTAGAACTGGTCATTGaatcatatcaaatgattatACATGGAGCATTTGTTATCTATCAGACTTTTTTTTCTGCAGATGCTTGTTTATTAGAAGTTAAGGTGTCTTTATGTatgttgttaaaatattttgccACAAGTCTTACCCAGGTCTTCAgagaaaaactgttaaaatgtCCTCATTTAAGggtcatttaatttatttgagatTAATAATTCATGTACCGATATACATAAGATTTCTACCACTAGTCAACGTAATGTAATCCTTTAGCTTTTTAATGCAAAAGAGAAGTTTATTGTAACACATGCATGTAGTATATAGAGCAAAATTAAGACAACATGTAATGAAAATGTATCAGAATGTTTAACATATTCACTATATAATGTATTTGAACATGTTTTTGACAGTGAAAGTTGCATCTTTTCAATACATTAGGTAGAACTTTTCTGAATAGAGGCACTTTGATCATTCCAaggatttatttttcaattcatctCTTCATGTAACCGAGTTTTGAGGGTATGGAACTAATAAACAACTACCGGTATTTGGTTGtacatttatcatattttgttcaagatTGTTGTCCTTACACAACTTCTCTTTTGAAAAAGTTGACTGCTTATCCTCATCAACATTCCATCATCGTTTTACTTTATATTATGTGTCTAGAAATTGCACGTCAATTTCTTGATATagcaatttattatttatagataGTTTGTTTGACCAAAGCCCAAACTTTAATATCGTATTTTTTTCCTTGATTTAATTTGAGGAACATTAGATTACCATAGACATAATATGGTCTTGTGCAATAAAAGCTCTCCTAAATAATCTGCTGTTTTGCAGTAATTATGATGACGAATGAGATCAAGTTCTGTTAGTTGCCCTGTTCGTGTGATCTTAgctgatatatgtatattaagaGATGTGTTAAGTAGAGTATAACTGAGTTTTTGGTGTACAGTGTAGACAAATATTACCTGTGTTGAGGCCTCCGATTGTTAATACTTACATAGAATGGTGTTATCTGTGATACTTGATGAGTACAAAATGTctggacatacatgtactttgtgcAAACTAGAGCTAATAAATTTAATCATGTGTTTTGGGGattttgtcttaatttttaaggaaactgaagaaaaaatagCTTTGCAATAGGCCTGTAGGCCACATTGCTTAATATTGTACTTTCATGTCCAATACTGAAATATGATTGGTTGAAATGCAGTTCATCGTCTGTTCTATAACCTtaagcgttagcaacacacttggcaatggGTAACACAACGAGCAGAAGTTAAGagcattcagtataataaaataaaaagtgtctgtttgggagggcaaccgttgaaattgacaccaagagaaaaccattgtcaacctccgcttcgcgttggttgacaatggttttctgggggtgtcaatttcaacggttatcctcccaaacagtcactatttattttattatactgaatatcttaattttagagaaatttttactGCTTTCATATAGAAATGACATCAATTTTACAGCAAACGGTACACGCATTATTCACGCGcttgtaacaattcgttgtgttacccgttgccaagtgtgttgctaacactgatgataatagaacggattatcaactgcgtctaaaccaatcagatttcagtatttaacatgaaagtataataatttcaaatgttgtcctcccaaacaggcactgtttatataatgttaccatACTTAGAGCTGAATATGGTACAATTTGATAATCAAAAATAGTCAATCTGTCATAGGCCATACACCTTTTTTCTGATTCTGATACCAGCACAAGGATAACATTCATGATCCTTTCCCATATAAACCTAGAACTTATATTGCCCACTTATGGTGTTTCTATGCTGCCTtaatgtttacatacatgtaaatacagcAGCCAAGGATGAACTCTTCCTTTCACAAGTTGTGTTCAGCTTTCTATCATCACAAAAACACACAAATTTGATGGTGCCATTACCATCACTGCTTTCCATATACACCAATTACaagatttattatataaattacaaGTTTATTCCataacaatcatatttcaaacaGCATAAAACCACTTCATGTTAATATTTAGACTTAATTCTGTAACAAAAGATACAATCATTACATTATTTATATCTTTCTTGTTTCATTCTCAGAGTTTGTCAACTGTAACGTTATAATTTACATCTCAAAACTGAATTTACATATCATTTAGATctaaaaatacattgtacagATCAAGAAATCATTGATGAATGACTTGATATACAAGTTAATGTATGTGTACTTTAGGGTGAGCTTTAATAATAAGAATGTCTCTGCAAAGTCTCCTTAACCTGCCAATGGATTACAGGGTTTCATAATTTCTTGCCTAGATgcaaaagaagaaaattaaacatcattatttgaaacaaatttgtgtattgaattaaaaagataaaacgTTTTGCACTCTTGTAGtctgtatttcaaaatattttttactatcatgtacacataaaaatatattggaaaacaactgcatgattttttttaacacaagaACCATTTAACTTGCCTCCAAGCctactttttgaatttttgtttagaATACCACAGGGATTTTTTCAACTGATGGCGAGTGAGtgtttttccttttgttttactAATTTGTTCTATCCTTAACTTATCAGCTTCAGTCAATGCCTTTGGCTTGCTACTTTTCTTTTTAGGAGTCTTTCTCTTTACTGTTTTCTTTGACTTTTTCGAAGAATCTTGCTGCTTAGCTGGTTTGCCAGcaggtttctttttcactatttttcgTTGACCTTTTTTAGCAGGttccttttttattatttctttttcaactgGTTTAACATACACACCACTGATAGCATGCATACTGGCTCCTTTAGATTTAAACAAGTCTACAATGGATGGGAGTTTTGTTATAATGTCTTCCTctaatttcttctttctctccatTCGCTCCTCATAAGTTGTTGCTCTTTTTACTGGCATTGGCGGTGCCCTCCTGTCATTGGATAACGCTTCTCTGCTTCCTTGCCAATTGGACCTTGTTTGAACACTTGGTCTTTGTGGACGCAGTACCCTAGTGTCTCTAGCCCGCTGCACAACACTATTCTCCTTACATAATCTGTGAGCTACAGGTCTTCTCTCTGGATATGTCTGTTGTACAAGTTTTTGCTGTGATGCATACTGTTTTGGTTTGCTCCAGAAACTTTCTTCACTTTTCTGCTTTGTTTTCACTTTACTTACTCTAACAGACTTGTCTTTAAGTTTCTTTGTCTTTGCTTTTTTGATTGGCGGCTGTTTTTCACTACCACCAGTTTTGATTTTTTCGGTGTAATTAGGCATAAATGTTTTCATGTAGCTCTCTTTCGTTATATTCACCAGGGTTTCCTGGGTGTTTTCAACTCTTTCAAGGTTTCCTTCGGAATCAAACACAACTCGCTTTGCCCGACCATCAGTTGTCATTTCAACACTTGACTCACCTTTTTtagacttttttttcttcttctttggCACGTCTTCACAGCTCTCTGACTTCCGTTTCTTTGAGAGTTTGCCTGTAAAACAGTCATTCCCATCTGCCTCTGTTTGCTGTTCTCCCTCCGTGTATTTTTCCTGAGTTTTGTCACTTTCTTTCACACAGGGACTGTCCACAGTTTCTGCCATCTCCTCTGAGCAAGGTTCATCCTCAGTAGCttttctctccttttttttctttttcgacttttttgattttttaacacatTCCTTATCAACAACAGATGAATCCGTGGTTTCTTCCACATCAGATGCATTTCTTTTCTTCCTCTTTTTAACTGTC carries:
- the LOC128185511 gene encoding synaptojanin-1-like isoform X1, producing MAMIKNFRIFHKLEPPYSVIIDNKNYEESLLFESNALAVLHSSEAELVKKQYTKILDTYGCLGVLNFAVGEDNVFFLVLVTGCLSVGKICDSEIFRITSTHFLSLRNGQGDEERISEVKKLLNSGTFYFAWSAAGTTWDLTLCAQRKIQEHDTDNRFFWNRMLHVHFQRFGIDCDRWLFKMICGGVEIRTIYASHRQAKACLISRLSCERAGTRFNVRGTNDDGHVANFVETEQVVFLDEKISSFIQTRGSVPLFWEQPGIQVGSHRVRMSRGHEASAPAFDRHLNMIKDLYGDQVLINLLGKKEGEHMLSQAYVKHHQASTFHQRIPLINFDYHTECRGNAKNLDRLKQKVLKQLVDFGYFYSVDNQGDRFQSGTMRSNCLDCLDRTNAVQSMLGLEMLPRQLESLGLAEKQQMVSRFLDIYRQIWSANGDHVSRIYAGTGALGGGRSKYSDAARSATRTIQNNFLDNSKQEAIDILLLGNTLRGELADKARALLTTRILHAPPAILQSMVNDYPDYTEVEDLRIFVGTWNVNGGKHFRSIAHKHESATDWLLDAASITREKNPEMVDSSANWEKPIDIFAIGFEEIVDLNASNIMKASTTNAREWQKELLKTISRDHKYVVLTSVQLVGVILYVFIRPHLAPFIRDVATDSAKTGLGGATGNKGGVAIRFLYQSSSLCFVCAHLSAGQSQVNDRNSDYHEISRKICFPMEQCMGRTIGSHDYVFWCGDFNYRIDLPREETLSLIEAKNWGALQACDQLKVQKEAGNVFKGFNEGPTNFAPTYKYDLFCNDYDSSEKCRCPAWTDRVLMRRKRLIHHQPQLLENGPVWNPGKLLLYNRVELKTSDHRPVLALYDIDTMKVEDKKKEQKLQEVVACQGPPDGTVIVSVEAEEMEQDLVEAIVHFFSDVGEIVLVRFVENDLWLIFKNGQFALKALNYDGSEINGTTIRTRLKTENWQAQIQEELKICVVNTTPLYNQFSNSLLGEDFNTPAMEFESEEDDDTEIQDSLLDARMDQIRPSSPNGSGRFSPYSDDGFLDQPSGPPPRPQAINKPPIPASAPNRESPDPFTSQAKTSGQEPGSRPNPPQRPSGPPAKPPPPQRPKAPPVKSTGTAEKANDNDVKRPPPIVRKPMSSQSIKRIKTKQEDAKMQAMSIGLPTNVTHQGHATSIEDAQSLIEKLMVGRGTSLPPPLLPESDIKMTRSQKEAPETKKPEVDAPRPVPRNKNPGTSPTEALQRPRDSPPGVQPRAELRPVPAPRREVQSMAINEVGQPKPSRGPPPVPPTRPQSWMPTSQNVPEDQAYAVVNKQMKSNPKSASQNLIDAPLSSEAGQVEKNDPFDTSSVPSQFLNQGPNSSVTPPQRVNRPPPPVPSRQVFNNPDLTSSASSHSNPDQWGSSQSHSENGSNSPPSPSFSPPEVPSFDSTPGQYSHQGPPSESPPNVPSSVGPPTESPPPPPSESPPPLPSDGPPLEAPPPFPSEGPPLEPPPPVPSNGPPSEPPPPPPADDDEDQFAEFKANFNSFQNSTNETAKNASLPVTQRLPNNEAVPNRPMPPVPSRGPATGMPPVPRRPANLPPVPPRS
- the LOC128178470 gene encoding G patch domain-containing protein 4-like isoform X2; this translates as MAMLAEPRNKRKISINPNGNAWSNDTTKFGQKLMKKFGWSEGKGLGVKEDGISDHIKVDYKFGNKGVGYKKDQGDNWIAHQDDFNAILANLNEGNSEQQASVSSIESASKKSRSRVHYQKFVQGKDLSNRSATDLDSIFGVRKEKKKSKQKETEEEAPSEKEVEADSGSLVTYNSKQSLQEYFAQKMAEKRRGSQPIPTSVESIKEEEASENGSVSEKKKKKRKNKLEETKDEDKDAKVGFYLDDESEKTVKKRKKRNASDVEETTDSSVVDKECVKKSKKSKKKKKERKATEDEPCSEEMAETVDSPCVKESDKTQEKYTEGEQQTEADGNDCFTGKLSKKRKSESCEDVPKKKKKKSKKGESSVEMTTDGRAKRVVFDSEGNLERVENTQETLVNITKESYMKTFMPNYTEKIKTGGSEKQPPIKKAKTKKLKDKSVRVSKVKTKQKSEESFWSKPKQYASQQKLVQQTYPERRPVAHRLCKENSVVQRARDTRVLRPQRPSVQTRSNWQGSREALSNDRRAPPMPVKRATTYEERMERKKKLEEDIITKLPSIVDLFKSKGASMHAISGVYVKPVEKEIIKKEPAKKGQRKIVKKKPAGKPAKQQDSSKKSKKTVKRKTPKKKSSKPKALTEADKLRIEQISKTKGKTLTRHQLKKSLWYSKQKFKK
- the LOC128185511 gene encoding synaptojanin-1-like isoform X2 translates to MAMIKNFRIFHKLEPPYSVIIDNKNYEESLLFESNALAVLHSSEAELVKKQYTKILDTYGCLGVLNFAVGEDNVFFLVLVTGCLSVGKICDSEIFRITSTHFLSLRNGQGDEERISEVKKLLNSGTFYFAWSAAGTTWDLTLCAQRKIQEHDTDNRFFWNRMLHVHFQRFGIDCDRWLFKMICGGVEIRTIYASHRQAKACLISRLSCERAGTRFNVRGTNDDGHVANFVETEQVVFLDEKISSFIQTRGSVPLFWEQPGIQVGSHRVRMSRGHEASAPAFDRHLNMIKDLYGDQVLINLLGKKEGEHMLSQAYVKHHQASTFHQRIPLINFDYHTECRGNAKNLDRLKQKVLKQLVDFGYFYSVDNQGDRFQSGTMRSNCLDCLDRTNAVQSMLGLEMLPRQLESLGLAEKQQMVSRFLDIYRQIWSANGDHVSRIYAGTGALGGGRSKYSDAARSATRTIQNNFLDNSKQEAIDILLLGNTLRGELADKARALLTTRILHAPPAILQSMVNDYPDYTEVEDLRIFVGTWNVNGGKHFRSIAHKHESATDWLLDAASITREKNPEMVDSSANWEKPIDIFAIGFEEIVDLNASNIMKASTTNAREWQKELLKTISRDHKYVVLTSVQLVGVILYVFIRPHLAPFIRDVATDSAKTGLGGATGNKGGVAIRFLYQSSSLCFVCAHLSAGQSQVNDRNSDYHEISRKICFPMGRTIGSHDYVFWCGDFNYRIDLPREETLSLIEAKNWGALQACDQLKVQKEAGNVFKGFNEGPTNFAPTYKYDLFCNDYDSSEKCRCPAWTDRVLMRRKRLIHHQPQLLENGPVWNPGKLLLYNRVELKTSDHRPVLALYDIDTMKVEDKKKEQKLQEVVACQGPPDGTVIVSVEAEEMEQDLVEAIVHFFSDVGEIVLVRFVENDLWLIFKNGQFALKALNYDGSEINGTTIRTRLKTENWQAQIQEELKICVVNTTPLYNQFSNSLLGEDFNTPAMEFESEEDDDTEIQDSLLDARMDQIRPSSPNGSGRFSPYSDDGFLDQPSGPPPRPQAINKPPIPASAPNRESPDPFTSQAKTSGQEPGSRPNPPQRPSGPPAKPPPPQRPKAPPVKSTGTAEKANDNDVKRPPPIVRKPMSSQSIKRIKTKQEDAKMQAMSIGLPTNVTHQGHATSIEDAQSLIEKLMVGRGTSLPPPLLPESDIKMTRSQKEAPETKKPEVDAPRPVPRNKNPGTSPTEALQRPRDSPPGVQPRAELRPVPAPRREVQSMAINEVGQPKPSRGPPPVPPTRPQSWMPTSQNVPEDQAYAVVNKQMKSNPKSASQNLIDAPLSSEAGQVEKNDPFDTSSVPSQFLNQGPNSSVTPPQRVNRPPPPVPSRQVFNNPDLTSSASSHSNPDQWGSSQSHSENGSNSPPSPSFSPPEVPSFDSTPGQYSHQGPPSESPPNVPSSVGPPTESPPPPPSESPPPLPSDGPPLEAPPPFPSEGPPLEPPPPVPSNGPPSEPPPPPPADDDEDQFAEFKANFNSFQNSTNETAKNASLPVTQRLPNNEAVPNRPMPPVPSRGPATGMPPVPRRPANLPPVPPRS